The window GGGAACGGCCACGCTGAAGTTCCGTCCGGGCATCGGAAGCCACAGCTACAAGGCGGTATTTGCGGGAACGAATACGCAGGCTGCCAGCTCGTCCAGTGACTCCGCGCTCACGGTGACCGGAACGCCGGTTACGTATGCGACGACGACCACGATCGGAAAAAGCGGGAGCTGGGGTAAGTACACGCTGACGGCCACGGTTACGGAATCGGGCGGAAAACCCGTACCGACCGGGACTGCGAAATTTCTGGATACAAGCAATGGAAATGCAGTGCTGGGAACGGCGAATCTTGGCCCGGCTACATCGGGGGTGAGCTGGCTCAATCCGCAGACGCCGAGCGTTGGCTTCAAACCATATTCGGTTGCGGCCGGTGACTTTAACGGCGATGGAATCCTCGATATGGCCGTGGCGAATATTGGCGATGGCACTGTAACCATCCTCATGGGCAAGGGAGACGGCACATTTACCGCCAAGCCGGGCACCTTGGCGGTTGCGAGCGCAGGGTACGTAACCGCGGCGGATTTCAACGGGGACGGCAACCTCGATCTCGTGGTCACGAGCTTCTCGATTGCGACGACACTGGCGATCTACCTTGGCAATGGAGATGGCACGTTTACACAGGCGGCCAGTCCGACAGTTGTGCCGTTCGCAACGGATGTGACGGTAGCCGATTTCAATGGCGACGGGATTCCCGATATGGCGGTGTCAACTGAGAGCAGCGGAGGGATTTCAATCCTTCTCGGGAACGGCGATGGGACCTTCACTTCAAGCCAGATCACTGTTTGGGACCAAGGCTGCGTTGCGGACATTGGAAGTGGAGATTTCAATGGAGACGGCAAAACGGACCTTGTTCTTACGAGCAATTGTGAATACAACGGCGGCCATCCCATTGCCATTCTTCTAGGGAACGGGGATGGGACTTTTACGACCGGGACGTATCCGCAGACGGGAATTGCGGCAAACGCAGTGGTGGTTGCGGACTTGAATGGGGATGGCAGGCCGGATCTGGCTGTGCCGTTTGGCGAAGACGGTTCGATGCTAACCGTGTTCCTGAACAACGGAGATGGAACGTTCACGTCCAGCGAATATGGCCCTTCGAGTGGCGGCAATGAATCCTCGCTTGCAGCAGGGGACTTCAACGGAGACGGAATCGTCGATTTGGCCGTGCCGGGCTTAAACAATACGGTTTCGATCTTTCAGGGAAAGGGAGACGGAACTTTTACTCTGCTGCCGACGACGCCGGCGACAGGCGGTTCTCCGGTTTCCATTGCTGTCGGTGATTTCAATGGGGATGGCAGCGCCGACCTGGTAACAACCAACGAAGACGACAGGACGGTGACGGTATTGCTCTCGCAGCCGTCACAGACAGCGATCGCAACCGCGACCAATGTTGTGGTGGCTGTCCCTGGCCAGCATCTGGTCGATGCCAGCTACCCCGGAGATATGAACTACAACGCAAGCGTATCGGGCACAACGGAACTCTGGGGAGAACCGCCTGCGACGACGACAACGATGTCGATTACGACGGGCCGCTCCCCTGTTACAACGGTCTCTTCTGGCAGTATCGTGACGCTTACGGCGACCGTCAGCGTGGGCGCGACTCCTCTGACGACGGGGCAAGTAGACTTCTGCGACGCATCCGCACCGTACTGCACCGACATTCATGTGATTGGCACGGCACAACTCAAGAGCAATGGGACTGCGGCGTTTGCGTTTGTTCCCGGCGCCGGACAACACAGCTATAAGGCATTGCTTCTGCAAAACGGCTGGGGCGGGATCAGTTCCTCCAGCGCCATGTCTCTGACGGTCAATCCCGAGACAGGTGTTACCTATCCAACCACGACTACGATCGCGCAGAGCGGCACGGTAGGCAACTACACTCTGACAGCGACAGTGATAGAAGCCGGTGGCGTGACAGCGCCAACAGGAAGCGTGTCGTTCCTCGACACCAGTTATGCAAACGCAGTGCTCGGCAAGGCGGCTTTGGGGGCTGCTACGCCGGGGCTGGCGTGGCTGAACTCTCAAACGCCGGCGACAGGCACAGAACCAGAGGTTGCGGTGGCTGCGGATTTCAATCTGGACGGCAAGGCGGACCTGGCGGTAGTGAATCTATCGAGCAGCACGGTCACGATTCTGCTGGGCAACGGCGATGGGACGTTCACGGAAGCAGCGAACAGTCCCACGGTGGGCACGCAACCTAGCGCCATTGCCACCGGTGACTTCAACGGTGATGGAGTACCGGACCTTGCAATCGCCAATCAAGACCCGACCAACGCAATCACCATCCTGCTTGGCAAGGGCGATGGATCGTTTACCGCGGCAGCAAGTCCCGCTCTGGGCCAGTATCCAATGTCGATGATAGTTGGCGATTTCAACGGGGACGGAATTCTGGATATTGCTGTTTCCAACTTCGCGAATTACTACGGTCAGAACACTCTTACGATCCTTGAGGGCAAGGGCGACGGTACCTTTACGCCGGTGGTCTCCGCCGGGATTCCGGGCTCGCCTACTGCATACCTTATTGCTGGTGACATCAACGGGGACGGAATTCTGGATCTGGTTGGCCTTACAACAGACGGCTTCTCAATCGACGCCTATCTGGGCAATGGAGATGGGAGCTTCCGGAACGGAGGATCGATTCCTGTCCAACCCGTTGTAGACGATATGGCCCTGGCCGATGTAAACCGCGATGGCAGGCTGGACATTATCGCGGCGAATTCCATCCAGGGAGCCATCACTGTCTTCCTGGGTAATGGCAACGGCACGTTCTCGCAAACCGGAATTACTACGTATCCGACGCAAGGTACTCCCCTGCACATCCGGGTGGCCGATTTCAACGAAGACGGCCTGCCGGATGTGGTTGGTGCATTCGAGAACTCCGACATACCCATTCTGCTCGGCAATGGCGATGGTACCTTCACGTCGATCAGCCCGGTTCCCAACAGTGGAAATATCTATACCTACATCACGAACATTGCGCTGGGGGACTTCAACGGCGACGGCAGACCTGACGTGGCTGGCGTGGAAGCCTACAACAATGCGCTGACGATCCAATTGAGTCAACCCGCACAGACGGCCTCTGCAACCGCCAACGGAATTTCGCCCGCTGGCCCGGCTCCGCACCTGGTCGATGCACGCTATTCCGGCGACAGCAACTACACAACGAGCACTTCGGGGACAACCTCGCTCAACGTTCAAGCGCCGATGCCTGTAATCTCGCCCGCATCCGGAACCTATACGTCGATCCAGTCGGTGACAATCACCGACACGGTTCCGGGAGCGACGATCTACTACACGATCAATGGAAATCAGCCGAGCACCGCTTCGACCGTCTATACGGGATCGATCACCGTCTCGGCGCAGTATGAAACCATCCAGGCGATTGCGGTTGCTACGGGCTATGAGACGAGCGCGATAGCGACAGCAAACTACACATTGAATCTGCGCGCTCCCGCCGCGCCGGTGCTGTCACTTCCCGCGGGAAACTACCCTGGCGCTCAGACTGTGACGATTTCAGACGTGACACCCGGTGCTGTCATCTACTACACGACAAACGGATCGTGGCCGACGACAAGTTCCGCGCAATATGCTGGCCCCATCACCGTTTCCTCGTCAGAGACACTGGCGGCAGTCGCAGCCAATGGATACGCTTTAAGTCCGCCAGTCAGTGCGCAGTACCTCATAGACTCGTCTTCGAGTTCTTTTATCTACACTGTCGCCGGGAGCGGGATCTTCGGGTATAGCGGCGATGGAGGTCCGGCAACCGCCGCTGACTTGAATGATCCCGTTGGAACCGCCCTGGATACCGCGGGCAATCTCTACATTGCAGACGCAGACAACAACGTGATCCGCAAGGTCAGTGCCGGCACCGGTGTTATCAGCACAGTGGCCGGCACTGGAGTCGCTGGATACAGCGGCGACAGTGGAGCGGCAACGTCGGCAGCGCTCTCTTCGCCGTCGAATGTGGCGCTCGACAGCGCGGGCAACCTGTACATCGCGGACTCCGGTAACAACGTAATTCGCAAAGTAATGGCAACGACAGGAGTCATCACCACTGTTGCAGGCAACGGAACGTCCGGGTATAGCGGCGACAATGGTGCTGCGGCAAGCGCGGAATTGAACTATCCCACAGGAATCGCTTTGGATGGCTCCGGCAATCTTTATATTGCCGATTCGTACAACAATCGCATCCGCGAAGTTACCGCGAAGACCGGGACGATTACGACCGTCGCCGGGAACGGACAATTTGGCTCAACTGGAGATGGCGGTCCTGCAACGAGCGCGACGTTTGAATTTCCAAAGGGGGTTGCCACCGACAGCGCTGGCAATCTCTATATTGCCGGCTACTATGACAATGTCATCCGCAAGGTAAATGCCAGCAACGGAGTAATTTCGACTGTGGCTGGCAACGGCTTCGGAGCTGGCCGTGATGAAGGCGGCTACACCGGAGATGGCGGCCCCGCAACCAACGCGGAGCTGTACTGGCCAGAATCCGTGGCTGTGGACGGAGTTGGCAACCTCTACATAGCCGATAGCTATAACCAGGTCATCCGGAAGGTGACAGCAAGCAGCGGCATCATTACGACTATCGTTGGAAACGGATACTCTTGTCGCTCGCTTGGAGGGGATGGCGGACCGGCGACCGATGCAGCGCTCTGCTATCCAATGGGCGTTTCGCTCGATAGCGCCGGAAATCTGTATATTGCCGACAGCTCCGTAAGCCAAATCCGGAAAGCGACGGTTTCCAGCATTCCTCCGACCGCGTCAACGGCCTCGCCTGTGTTCTCCGTAGCGGCAGGAACCTATGCCACCCCTCAGACGTTGACGATCACCGATTCCACGCCTGGAGCCGCCATCTATGTAACGACGGACGGAACATCGCCCACTACCTTCGGGGCTGAATACAACGGACCCATCAGCGTATCCGGGACAGTGACGGTGCAGGCGCTGGCACTGGCGCCGGGAAATCTTTCGAGCACTCCCGTCAAGGCGAAGTATACGATCACATCTCCGCCCGCCGCGGTGATCTCTACCGTGACAGGAAACGGCGTGTTCGGCTCCTCCGGGGTTGGAGGTCCAGCAACCAGTGCGCAGATAGGCCTTCCTCAGGGGCTCGCGTTCGATGGCGCCGGAAACCTTTATATCGCGGACGCCGGGAACAGCGTTGTCTGGATGGTGTCAGCGAAGACCGGCGTCCTCTCAATTGCCGCAGGGAATGGAACATTTGGCTACAGCGGGGATGGCGGTCCGGCAACCAATGCTCAGTTTGATTCGCCCCAGGCCGTGGCAATTGACAGCGACGGCAACCTTTATATCGCCGACTCCTTTAACCAGGTAGTCCGAAAGGTGACAGCCAGCACAGGAGTGATCTCAACTATTGCGGGAATCCATTACCAAATCGGCACTCCGGGGCAGATTGGCGATGGCGGCCCGGCAACAGCCGCGTTTCTAAATAGTCCCAACGGTCTGGCGCTGGATAGCGCCGGCAATCTGTATATTTCGGACGCCGGCCACAATGCGGTTCGCATGGTCTCCGCGAGCAGCGGCATTATCACCTCGGTCGCGGGAAATGGAAATGACGGCTTTAGCGGCGATGGCGGCCCGGCCACGAGCGCAAGCGTTGAGAATCCCAATGCGCTTGCGATCGACAGTACCGGCAACCTGTACATTGCAACTTCTTACGTCGGGAGGATTCGCAAGGTTGCGGCGGGAACTGGAATCATCACAACGGTGGCCGGAAATGGCGATGTAAATGGCAGCAGCGGCGATGGCGGCCCGGCGACCAGAGCGGAGGTATATCCGCAGGGTCTGGCGGTCGACTCATCGGGCAATCTCTACTTGTCAAATTGGGCTGCCACGGTCCGAGCGGTAGCAACGAGTACGGATGTCATTGCGAGAGTAGCCGGAAACGGATACCCAGGCTACAGCGGCGACGGCGGCTCGGCAACTATCGCCCAAATCGTAAACCCTCAAGGACTTGCATTCGATGCGGCAGGCAACCTCTATTTTGCAGATACCGGCAATTTCCGAGTCCGGAAAGTTACCTTCTCCGGTGCGACAGCTACCCCTGTCTTCAGTGTCCCGGCGGGCACCTACACAAGCATCCAGAATGTGACTATCACGGATAATACACCTGGCGCGACCATCTACTACACCACGGACGGGACGACACCAACAACAGGCTCCAGCGTGTATAGCGGCCCGATTACTGTCTCGCAGACAGAGACCCTGGAAGCTCTTGCCGTAGCTACGGGTGACGCTCAAAGCGCGGTGGCCACGGCGGCTTACACCATCCATCTCCCGGTCGCCCCCACCGTGACGGTCACTCCATCGTCGGCGAGCATCACAACCGCTCAGGCGTTGACGATCACGATTGCGGTCAGCGGGGGAAGCGGCAATCCCGCTGCTACCGGCGCAGTGACGCTGACCAGCGGAAGCTATAGCGCGCAGCAGATACTCGCCAACGGTTCGGCCACCTTCACCTTGGCCGCGGGAACGCTTCCGGTGGGCAGCGACACGCTTACGGCTGCTTATACTCCGGATGCCTCCAGCGCCAGCGTATACACGACCGCAACGCAATCGGCAACTGTGACCGTTACGACTCCAATCGGCACGGCAATCCCAACTGTCACAGTGACTCCATCAGCCACAGCCATTACCGACGAACAGGCTGTCAACGTAACAGTCAGCGTCACGGGCGGCAGCGGACAAGCGACGCCATCCGGAACCATTATCCTCGCAAGTGGTCCATATAGGACAATATGGACGCTGGCAAACGGTTCGGCCACCTTTCACATTTCTGCCGGGACATTGAGCGGTGCCACCAACACGTTGACAGCTACCTACTCAGGCGACGCAACGTATGACAGCGCCAACGGGACAGCCACCATCACGGTTTCCCAGGTAGTGGTTGCGATACCCGCTCCATCTCCGGTATCTCCCGGAAACGCCGCAACGGCGACAGCGACGTTTTCGGCAGGAAGCGCATACTCAGGAACAATGAATTTGGCCTGTTCCCTGACCGGTTCTCCCGCAGGCGCGCAGAATGCGCCTACCTGCAGCCTGAGTCCTGCAAGTGTAACGATTGCATCCGGTGGCACCGGAACCACAGTGTTGACTGTGCATACAACGGCAACGACAAGCAGCGCTCTGGCGCGACCATCACGGCCGAACTCCTGGGGGCTTGGCGGCGGTGCAGTAATGGCCATTGCGCTCATCTTTGGCGTTCCATCAAGGCGGCGTCGCTGGAGTGCGCTGATGGTTCTGTTGTCTGTAGTGGTGACTGCAGGGGTTGTCGGCTGCGGCGGCGGCCAGAGTTCCACGCCACCTACGAGTCCCGTTACTCCCACTACAACCGCCGGCAGCTACACCTTTAACGTGACGGGCACAGACACAGTCAACGCAAAGATTACCGCCTCGGCAAGTGTCACTATTCTTGTTCAGTAATGTATGAGACGATTCAAAACCGGAACAGGGTGTTTCACCTCCCACATTTGGCGATGGAACACCCTTCAGGACCGCGCTCCGCGATAATGCCGCCAAAGCGCCGAAAAGCTTCTCAACCGCACCACATGGAAGAAGTCGTTGCCGATGAGAAATCCGACAAAGACCAGCACATACACCACGTGCAGCGCATCCGGCCCAAATTCATCTGCGAACGGCAGCGGCGCAGCCGAAAAGACCATATCCAGCACAATCAGCATGATCTTCACAATCGCCAGCACCAGGTTCACCTCCAGCAATTTGCCCGAAAGCTCGCTGCCCAGACTGAAACCCCGCGCCAAAGCCCGAAAAGCCGCCCCCGGCCGCAAGTCGCCCTCCAGAAACAGCAGCAGCGGAGCCACAGTCAGCGTCCAGCTCACCAGCGCCCAGAGAATGAATATCCCCAGCGAAAGAAAGATCAGCCAGCACAGATAGCCCACCAGATCCGGCTGCGCGCCAATCGTAATGTGCGTCGCAGAAGCCCACCCCACTCCGCGATACCAGAGCCAAAGGCAGCCAATCAGAACGACCATCCAGAGCCCTTGCAACCCAATCAACCCCGGCAACGCCCAAAATACGGACATCCTGGGTCGACCCGCCGCAGCCTCCAGAGCCTGCATCCGCGCCAGCACCAGCATGCGCCCCAGCCCCGAAACAACCGCCCAGCCAACCACCCCCGCCGGCAGCAGCCATCGCAACTCCGACGCCACAGCAGGCTCATACCGCGCCACAGCATCCGCCAGAATCACCGAAGACAGCCAAGGATTCTGCCAATCCAGCCGGTCCAGACCTACCGACGCCGGCGGAATCTCCACCAGAATCCGTTGCACCTGCACCCACACCACCGCCAGAAATGGCACGCCGAACAGCCATCGCCACGCCACCTCGATCACGGTCAGCGACGGATGCGCCCACACAAACCCCATGTGGCTCACCAGCGACTGCGTTGCGCGAAGTTTCCCCGTTTCCTGCGGAACCGAAGGCACTACTTCACCACCAGATTCACCAGCTTGCCGGGCACAATGATGATCTTCACCGGCGTCTTGCCCGCCAGCCATTCGATGATCTTCTCGTGCGCCAGCGCCGCAGCCTCAATCGTCGGATTGTCCGCGTCCGCCGCCACGCGAATCACCGCGCGAAGCTTCCCGTTGATCTGCACAGGAATCTCGATCTCATCCTCTTTGGCCAACGCCGCGTCGGAAACCGGCCAGGGCTTGCGCAATATCTCACCCTCGCCGCCAAGTTCAACCCACAACTCCGCCGCAAGAAACGGCGCAAACGGCGCAAGCATCAGCACCAGCGACCTCAACAGCTCCGCCACCACCGCGGGCGGAACCTCACCCGACGCCATCGCGCCCTCCGCGGCAACCAGCTCATTCACCAGCGACATGATCGCTGCGATGCTGGTGTTGAAATGCCACCGTCCTGCAAAATCGAGCGTGACCTTGGCAATCGTCTGATGCAGCTTCCGCAAAAGCGCCAGCGAAACACCCTCGGGCGCAGCAACCGAATCCGAATTCGCCTTCGAAGCAACGGGCGCAAAGCGCGTGACAATGCGGAAGACGCGGCCCAGAAAGCGGCTGATCCCCGCAACCCCATCCTCCTGCCAATCCAGGTCGCGATCCGGCGGAGCAGCAAAGAGCGCGTACATGCGCGCAGCGTCCGCCCCATACCGCGCCACCATCTCGTCCGGAGAAACCACATTCCCCCGCGACTTCGACATCTTCGCGCCGTCCTTGATCACCATCCCCTGCGAAAACTGCCGCGTAGTCGGTTCATCGTTGACGATCAGTCCCAGATCCCGCATCACTTTCGTCCAGAATCGCGAGTAGATCAGATGCAGAATCGCGTGCTCCACCCCGCCGATATACTGATCGATCGGAAACCAGTAATTCGCAATCTCAGACGAAAACGGCGCGCTGGAATTCTTCGCGTCCGTGTAGCGATAGAAGTACCAGCTCGAATCGACAAAGGTATCCATCGTGTCTGTCTCGCGCGTCGCAGGGCCGCCGCACTTCGGACAAGTCGTATTCAGAAACTCCGGCACCCGCGAGAGCGGCGAACCGCCCTGCTGCGTAATCTCGATCTGCTCCGGCAACAGCACCGGCAACTGATCGTCCGGCACCGGAACCAGCCCATGCTCCGGGCAGTTCACCATCGGAATCGGCGTACCCCAATACCTCTGGCGGCTCACGCCCCAGTCCCGCAGCCGGAATGTTACCTTCGCCTCGCCAAAACCACCCTTCACCGCAGCCTGCTGCAGCTTCTTCTGCGCCTCACCGCAAATCAGGCCGTCGTACTGGCCTGAATTCACGAGAACGCCCACCTCCGAAACGAAAGGCAGCTCTGACTCGTCCTCCGACTCGCCAACCGGGCGAATCACCCGTCGAATCTCCACGCCATACTTCGTAGCAAACTCAAAGTCCCGCTCATCATGCCCCGGCACGCTCATAATCGCGCCCGTCCCGTACTCCATCAGGACATAATTCGCCACCCAGATCGGCACCCGCTCGCCGTTATAAGGATTAATCGCATAGTGCCCGAGAAACACGCCATGCTTCTCGACTGCACCCAGATCGCCTGCTTCGCGAGCCGTCTTCTGCTTGTCGATCATCGCGCTGATCTCGCGCTCCAACGCGACATTGCCGGCCGTCAGCGCCGGAACTAGCGGATGCTCCGGCGCAAGCTGCACGCTGGTCGCGCCAAAGATCGTGTCCACCCGCGTCGTGAACACGCGAATCTTCTCGCCGCCGCCTTCTACAGTGAAATCAACCTCAGTGCCCTCGCTGCGCCCGATCCAGTTGCGCTGCATCGTGCGCACCTTCTCCGGCCAGCCCGGCAACTTGTCCAGACCGTCCAGCAACTCTTGCGCATACTCCGTAATCCGGTAAAACCACTGCTCCAGATTGCGCTGCTCGACAATGTTGTCCTCATGCCGCCAGCAGCAGCCGTCGATCACCTGCTCATTGGCCAGCACCGTCGCGCACAGCGAGCACCAGTTCACCTTGGACTGCTTCCGGTACGCCAGCCCGCGCTCGTACATCCGCAAAAAGAACCACTGATTCCAGCGGTAATAATCCGGCAGACAAGTCGTGATTTCGTTGGCCCAGTCGTATCCCAGGCCAAGCCGCAGCATCTGCCGCTTCATTGCGGCAATGTTCTGCAGCGTCCATTCGCGCGGAGGCGTGTTGTTCTTGAGCGCGGCGTTCTCCGCCGGCAGGCCAAAGGCATCCCAGCCCATGGGATGCAGCACGTTATACCCCTGCATCCACATGTACCGGGCCAGCGCATCGCCGATCGAATAGTTGCGCACGTGCCCCATATGCAGTTGCCCGCTGGGGTAGGGCAGCATCTCGAGAACGTAGTATTTCGGCTTGCTCGTGTCCGTTTCAGCCGCGTACAGAGCAGGATTCGCCGCCCACTTCGCCTGCCATTTTGGTTCAATCGTCGCCGGGTCGTACCGAAGTTCTTTTTCTTCCGCCATAAGGCTTTAGTTTATATGGAACCCCGCGCCGATCAACCAACCCCTTAATCCAATCAATG is drawn from Acidicapsa acidisoli and contains these coding sequences:
- the leuS gene encoding leucine--tRNA ligase → MAEEKELRYDPATIEPKWQAKWAANPALYAAETDTSKPKYYVLEMLPYPSGQLHMGHVRNYSIGDALARYMWMQGYNVLHPMGWDAFGLPAENAALKNNTPPREWTLQNIAAMKRQMLRLGLGYDWANEITTCLPDYYRWNQWFFLRMYERGLAYRKQSKVNWCSLCATVLANEQVIDGCCWRHEDNIVEQRNLEQWFYRITEYAQELLDGLDKLPGWPEKVRTMQRNWIGRSEGTEVDFTVEGGGEKIRVFTTRVDTIFGATSVQLAPEHPLVPALTAGNVALEREISAMIDKQKTAREAGDLGAVEKHGVFLGHYAINPYNGERVPIWVANYVLMEYGTGAIMSVPGHDERDFEFATKYGVEIRRVIRPVGESEDESELPFVSEVGVLVNSGQYDGLICGEAQKKLQQAAVKGGFGEAKVTFRLRDWGVSRQRYWGTPIPMVNCPEHGLVPVPDDQLPVLLPEQIEITQQGGSPLSRVPEFLNTTCPKCGGPATRETDTMDTFVDSSWYFYRYTDAKNSSAPFSSEIANYWFPIDQYIGGVEHAILHLIYSRFWTKVMRDLGLIVNDEPTTRQFSQGMVIKDGAKMSKSRGNVVSPDEMVARYGADAARMYALFAAPPDRDLDWQEDGVAGISRFLGRVFRIVTRFAPVASKANSDSVAAPEGVSLALLRKLHQTIAKVTLDFAGRWHFNTSIAAIMSLVNELVAAEGAMASGEVPPAVVAELLRSLVLMLAPFAPFLAAELWVELGGEGEILRKPWPVSDAALAKEDEIEIPVQINGKLRAVIRVAADADNPTIEAAALAHEKIIEWLAGKTPVKIIIVPGKLVNLVVK
- a CDS encoding FG-GAP-like repeat-containing protein, whose product is MVTAPRPVRPSTLAIASCHPDFLSTRRLGKFIVLCLALAAAVCGTGKAASALTKTATTTTLAVTSGGNEVTTVTSGSVVTLTTSVKVGATAVTTGQVDFCDASATYCTDIHVLGTAQLTSAGTATLKFRPGIGSHSYKAVFAGTNTQAASSSSDSALTVTGTPVTYATTTTIGKSGSWGKYTLTATVTESGGKPVPTGTAKFLDTSNGNAVLGTANLGPATSGVSWLNPQTPSVGFKPYSVAAGDFNGDGILDMAVANIGDGTVTILMGKGDGTFTAKPGTLAVASAGYVTAADFNGDGNLDLVVTSFSIATTLAIYLGNGDGTFTQAASPTVVPFATDVTVADFNGDGIPDMAVSTESSGGISILLGNGDGTFTSSQITVWDQGCVADIGSGDFNGDGKTDLVLTSNCEYNGGHPIAILLGNGDGTFTTGTYPQTGIAANAVVVADLNGDGRPDLAVPFGEDGSMLTVFLNNGDGTFTSSEYGPSSGGNESSLAAGDFNGDGIVDLAVPGLNNTVSIFQGKGDGTFTLLPTTPATGGSPVSIAVGDFNGDGSADLVTTNEDDRTVTVLLSQPSQTAIATATNVVVAVPGQHLVDASYPGDMNYNASVSGTTELWGEPPATTTTMSITTGRSPVTTVSSGSIVTLTATVSVGATPLTTGQVDFCDASAPYCTDIHVIGTAQLKSNGTAAFAFVPGAGQHSYKALLLQNGWGGISSSSAMSLTVNPETGVTYPTTTTIAQSGTVGNYTLTATVIEAGGVTAPTGSVSFLDTSYANAVLGKAALGAATPGLAWLNSQTPATGTEPEVAVAADFNLDGKADLAVVNLSSSTVTILLGNGDGTFTEAANSPTVGTQPSAIATGDFNGDGVPDLAIANQDPTNAITILLGKGDGSFTAAASPALGQYPMSMIVGDFNGDGILDIAVSNFANYYGQNTLTILEGKGDGTFTPVVSAGIPGSPTAYLIAGDINGDGILDLVGLTTDGFSIDAYLGNGDGSFRNGGSIPVQPVVDDMALADVNRDGRLDIIAANSIQGAITVFLGNGNGTFSQTGITTYPTQGTPLHIRVADFNEDGLPDVVGAFENSDIPILLGNGDGTFTSISPVPNSGNIYTYITNIALGDFNGDGRPDVAGVEAYNNALTIQLSQPAQTASATANGISPAGPAPHLVDARYSGDSNYTTSTSGTTSLNVQAPMPVISPASGTYTSIQSVTITDTVPGATIYYTINGNQPSTASTVYTGSITVSAQYETIQAIAVATGYETSAIATANYTLNLRAPAAPVLSLPAGNYPGAQTVTISDVTPGAVIYYTTNGSWPTTSSAQYAGPITVSSSETLAAVAANGYALSPPVSAQYLIDSSSSSFIYTVAGSGIFGYSGDGGPATAADLNDPVGTALDTAGNLYIADADNNVIRKVSAGTGVISTVAGTGVAGYSGDSGAATSAALSSPSNVALDSAGNLYIADSGNNVIRKVMATTGVITTVAGNGTSGYSGDNGAAASAELNYPTGIALDGSGNLYIADSYNNRIREVTAKTGTITTVAGNGQFGSTGDGGPATSATFEFPKGVATDSAGNLYIAGYYDNVIRKVNASNGVISTVAGNGFGAGRDEGGYTGDGGPATNAELYWPESVAVDGVGNLYIADSYNQVIRKVTASSGIITTIVGNGYSCRSLGGDGGPATDAALCYPMGVSLDSAGNLYIADSSVSQIRKATVSSIPPTASTASPVFSVAAGTYATPQTLTITDSTPGAAIYVTTDGTSPTTFGAEYNGPISVSGTVTVQALALAPGNLSSTPVKAKYTITSPPAAVISTVTGNGVFGSSGVGGPATSAQIGLPQGLAFDGAGNLYIADAGNSVVWMVSAKTGVLSIAAGNGTFGYSGDGGPATNAQFDSPQAVAIDSDGNLYIADSFNQVVRKVTASTGVISTIAGIHYQIGTPGQIGDGGPATAAFLNSPNGLALDSAGNLYISDAGHNAVRMVSASSGIITSVAGNGNDGFSGDGGPATSASVENPNALAIDSTGNLYIATSYVGRIRKVAAGTGIITTVAGNGDVNGSSGDGGPATRAEVYPQGLAVDSSGNLYLSNWAATVRAVATSTDVIARVAGNGYPGYSGDGGSATIAQIVNPQGLAFDAAGNLYFADTGNFRVRKVTFSGATATPVFSVPAGTYTSIQNVTITDNTPGATIYYTTDGTTPTTGSSVYSGPITVSQTETLEALAVATGDAQSAVATAAYTIHLPVAPTVTVTPSSASITTAQALTITIAVSGGSGNPAATGAVTLTSGSYSAQQILANGSATFTLAAGTLPVGSDTLTAAYTPDASSASVYTTATQSATVTVTTPIGTAIPTVTVTPSATAITDEQAVNVTVSVTGGSGQATPSGTIILASGPYRTIWTLANGSATFHISAGTLSGATNTLTATYSGDATYDSANGTATITVSQVVVAIPAPSPVSPGNAATATATFSAGSAYSGTMNLACSLTGSPAGAQNAPTCSLSPASVTIASGGTGTTVLTVHTTATTSSALARPSRPNSWGLGGGAVMAIALIFGVPSRRRRWSALMVLLSVVVTAGVVGCGGGQSSTPPTSPVTPTTTAGSYTFNVTGTDTVNAKITASASVTILVQ